A single Calidifontibacter indicus DNA region contains:
- the argR gene encoding arginine repressor, producing MITTRTSRHQAIADVLAREDVGSQTRLSQLLADRGFTVTQATLSRDLDELGAVKIRKDGQLVYAVPAEGGDGTGFASLADPDGRLRKACVDLLVSAEHAENLVVLKTPPGGANLLASAIDHARPQHILGTIAGDDTIMVITASRKAAPLVRDHLIRLAQGQA from the coding sequence GTGATCACCACCCGCACCTCGCGGCACCAGGCGATCGCCGACGTGCTCGCCCGCGAGGACGTGGGGTCGCAGACCCGGTTGTCGCAGTTGCTCGCCGATCGCGGGTTCACCGTGACACAGGCGACGCTGTCGCGCGACCTCGACGAACTCGGCGCGGTGAAGATCCGCAAGGACGGGCAACTGGTCTACGCGGTGCCGGCCGAGGGCGGCGACGGCACCGGGTTCGCCTCGCTCGCCGACCCTGACGGACGGCTGCGCAAGGCGTGTGTCGACCTGTTGGTCTCGGCCGAGCACGCCGAGAATCTCGTGGTGCTGAAGACCCCGCCTGGCGGCGCGAACCTGCTCGCCTCGGCCATCGACCACGCACGACCACAACACATTCTCGGCACCATTGCCGGGGATGACACGATCATGGTGATCACGGCGTCCCGCAAGGCGGCGCCGCTGGTCCGCGACCATCTCATTCGACTCGCACAAGGGCAGGCATGA